One region of Athene noctua chromosome 18, bAthNoc1.hap1.1, whole genome shotgun sequence genomic DNA includes:
- the LOC141967805 gene encoding myosin-1B-like — MSSDSEMAIFGEAAPYLRKSEKERIEAQNKPFDAKTAVFVTHPKESFVKGTIQSKETGKVTVKTEGGETLTVKDDQIFSMNPPKYDKIEDMAMMTHLHEPAVLYNLKERYAAWMIYTYSGLFCVTVNPYKWLPVYNPEVVLAYRGKKRQEAPPHIFSISDNAYQFMLTDRENQSILITGESGAGKTVNTKRVIQYFATIAASGEKKKEEQPGKMQGTLEDQIISANPLLEAFGNAKTVRNDNSSRFGKFIRIHFGATGKLASADIETYLLEKSRVTFQLKAERSYHIFYQIMSNKKPELIDMLLITTNPYDYQFVSQGEITVPSINDQEELMATDSAIDILGFTADEKTAIYKLTGAVMHYGNLKFKQKQREEQAEPDGTEVADKAAYLMGLNSADLLKALCYPRVKVGNEYVTKGQTVQQVNNSVGALAKAVYEKMFLWMVVRINQQLDTKQPRQYFIGVLDIAGFEIFDFNSLEQLCINFTNEKLQQFFNHHMFVLEQEEYKKEGIEWTFIDFGMDLAACIELIEKPMGIFSILEEECMFPKATDTSFKNKLYDQHLGKSNNFQKPKPGKGKAEAHFSLVHYAGTVDYNISGWLEKNKDPLNETVIGLYQKSSVKTLALLFASAGGEAEASGGGGGKKGGKKKGSSFQTVSALFRENLNKLMTNLRSTHPHFVRCIIPNETKTPGAMEHELVLHQLRCNGVLEGIRICRKGFPSRVLYADFKQRYKVLNASAIPEGQFIDSKKASEKLLGSIDVDHTQYKFGHTKVFFKAGLLGLLEEMRDEKLAQLITRTQARCRGFLMRVEYQRMVQRRESIFCIQYNIRAFMNVKHWPWMKLFFKIKPLLKSAESEKEMANMKEEFEKTKEELAKSEAKRKELEEKMVKLVQEKNDLQLQVQAEADALADAEERCDQLIKTKIQLEAKVKEVTERAEDEEEINAELTAKKRKLEDECSELKKDIDDLELTLAKVEKEKHATENKVKNLTEEMAALDETIAKLTKEKKALQEAHQQTLDDLQAEEDKVNTLTKAKTKLEQQVDDLEGSLEQEKKLRMDLERAKRKLEGDLKLAHDTIMDLENDKQQLDEKLKKKDFEISQIQSKTEDEQALGMQLQKKIKELQARIEELEEEIEAERTSRAKAEKHRADLSRELEEISERLEEAGGATAAQIEMNKKREAEFQKMRRDLEEATLQHEATAATLRKKHADSTAELGEQIDNLQRVKQKLEKEKSELKMEIDDLASNMESVSKAKANLEKMCRTLEDQLSEIKTKEEEHQRMINDLSAQRARLQTESGEYSRQVEEKDALISQLSRGKQAFTQQIEELKRHLEEEIKAKNALAHALQSARHDCDLLREQYEEEQEAKGELQRALSKANSEVAQWRTKYETDAIQRTEELEEAKKKLAQRLQDAEEHVEAVNAKCASLEKTKQRLQNEVEDLMIDVERSNAACAALDKKQKNFDKILAEWKQKYEETQAELEASQKESRSLSTELFKMKNAYEESLDHLETLKRENKNLQQEISDLTEQIAEGGKVIHELEKVKKQIEQEKSEIQAALEEAEASLEHEEGKILRLQLELNQVKSEIDRKIAEKDEEIDQMKRNHLRIVESMQSTLDAEIRSRNEALRLKKKMEGDLNEMEIQLSHANRVAAEAQKNLRNTQAVLKDTQIHLDDALRTQEDLKEQVAMVERRANLLQAEIEELRAALEQTERSRKVAEQELMDATERVQLLHTQNTSLINTKKKLETDIAQIQGEMEDTIQEARNAEEKAKKAITDAAMMAEELKKEQDTSAHLERMKKNLDQTVKDLQHRLDEAEQLALKGGKKQIQKLEARVRELEAEVDAEQKRSAEAVKGVRKYERRVKELTYQSEEDRKNNLRLQDLVDKLQMKVKSYKRQAEEAEELSNVNLSKFRKIQHELEEAEERADIAESQVNKLRVKSREFHGKKIEEEE; from the exons ATGTCGTCAGACTCTGAGATGGCCATCTTTGGGGAGGCGGCTCCTTACCTCCGAAAATCAGAAAAGGAGAGAATTGAGGCCCAGAACAAGCCTTTCGATGCCAAGACAGCCGTCTTTGTGACCCATCCTAAGGAATCCTTTGTGAAAGGGACAATCCAGAGCAAAGAAACAGGGAAGGTGACTGTCAAGACTGAAGGTGGAGAG ACCCTGACCGTGAAGGATGATCAGATCTTCTCCATGAACCCTCCCAAGTACGATAAAATCGAGGACATGGCCATGATGACCCACCTCCACGAACCCGCTGTGCTGTACAACCTCAAAGAGCGTTACGCAGCCTGGATGATCTAC ACCTACTCGGGTCTCTTCTGCGTCACTGTCAACCCCTACAAGTGGCTGCCGGTGTACAACCCGGAGGTGGTGTTGGCCTACCGAGGCAAGAAGCGCCAGGAGGCCCCTCCACACATCTTCTCCATCTCTGACAATGCCTACCAGTTCATGCTGACTG ATCGTGAGAACCAGTCGATCCTGATCAC CGGAGAATCCGGTGCCGGGAAGACTGTGAACACAAAGCGTGTCATCCAGTACTTTGCAACAATTGCAGCGAgtggggagaagaagaaggaggagcagccaGGCAAAATGCAG GGAACGCTTGAGGATCAAATCATCAGCGCTAACCCACTGCTGGAGGCCTTTGGAAATGCCAAGACCGTGAGGAACGACAACTCCTCCCGCTTT GGTAAATTCATTCGAATCCACTTTGGGGCCACGGGCAAACTGGCTTCTGCTGACATTGAAACAT ATCTGCTGGAGAAGTCCAGAGTCACTTTCCAGCTCAAGGCAGAAAGAAGCTACCACATATTCTATCAGATCATGTCCAACAAGAAGCCAGAGCTAATTG ACATGCTCCTCATCACCACCAACCCATATGACTACCAATTTGTGAGTCAAGGTGAGATCACTGTTCCCAGCATTAATGACCAGGAGGAGCTGATGGCTACAGAT AGTGCCATTGACATCCTGGGCTTCACTGCTGATGAGAAAACAGCCATCTACAAGCTGACAGGGGCTGTCATGCACTATGGGAACCTGAAGTTCAAGCAGAAGCAGCGTGAAGAGCAGGCAGAGCCGGACGGCACAGAAG TTGCTGACAAGGCTGCCTATCTGATGGGTCTGAACTCAGCAGACCTGCTCAAGGCCCTCTGCTACCCCCGAGTCAAGGTTGGGAATGAATATGTGACCAAGGGTCAAACCGTGCAGCAG GTGAACAATTCAGTGGGTGCTCTGGCAAAGGCTGTCTATGAGAAGATGTTCCTGTGGATGGTGGTCCGCATCAACCAGCAGCTGGATACGAAGCAGCCCAGACAGTACTTCATTGGTGTCCTGGACATTGCTGGCTTCGAGATCTTTGAT TTCAACAGCCTGGAGCAGCTGTGCATCAACTTCACCAACGAGAAACTGCAACAGTTCTTCAACCACCACATGTtcgtgctggagcaggaggagtacAAGAAGGAGGGAATTGAATGGACATTCATTGACTTTGGCATGGACCTGGCTGCCTGCATTGAGCTCATTGAGAAG CCCATGGGCATCTTCTCCATCCTGGAAGAGGAGTGCATGTTCCCCAAGGCAACTGACACCTCTTTCAAGAACAAGCTCTATGACCAACATCTGGGCAAGTCCAACAACTTCCAGAAGCCGAAGCCAGGCAAAGGCAAGGCTGAGGCCCACTTCTCCCTGGTGCACTATGCTGGCACAGTGGACTACAACATCTCTGGCTGGCTTGAGAAGAACAAGGATCCCCTGAATGAAACTGTCATTGGGCTGTACCAGAAGTCATCAGTGAAGACACTGGCATTACTCTTTGCCTCTGCTGGTGGAGAGGCAG AGgctagtggtggtggtggtggcaagAAAGGTGGCAAGAAGAAGGGTTCTTCTTTCCAGACTGTCTCAGCTCTTTTCAGG GAGAACTTAAACAAGCTGATGACCAATCTACGGAGCACTCACCCCCATTTTGTCCGTTGCATCATCCCAAACGAAACAAAAACGCCTG GTGCCATGGAGCATGAACTGGTACTTCACCAGCTGCGGTGTAACGGAGTGCTGGAAGGGATCCGAATTTGCAGGaaaggtttccccagcagagttCTCTATGCTGACTTCAAACAGAG atACAAGGTGCTAAATGCCAGTGCCATCCCAGAGGGACAGTTCATTGATAGCAAGAAGGCTTCTGAGAAGCTTCTTGGGTCAATCGATGTGGACCACACCCAGTACAAATTTGGCCACACCAAG GTGTTCTTCAAAGCTGGGCTGCTGGGACTCCTGGAGGAGATGAGGGATGAGAAGCTGGCACAGCTCATCACTCGCACCCAGGCCAGGTGCAGGGGCTTCCTGATGAGAGTCGAATACCAGAGAATGGTGCAGAGGAG GGAGTCCATCTTCTGCATCCAGTACAACATTCGTGCATTCATGAACGTGAAGCACTGGCCCTGGATGAAGCTGTTCTTCAAGATCAAGCCCTTGCTGAAGAGTGCAGAATCTGAGAAGGAGATGGCCAACATGAAGGAGGAGTTTGAGAAAACCAAGGAAGAGCTTGCAAAGTCTGAGGCAaagaggaaggagctggaggagaaaatgGTGAAACTGGTGCAGGAGAAGAATGACCTGCAGCTCCAAGTGCAGGCT GAAGCTGATGCTTTAGCTGATGCTGAGGAAAGATGTGACCAGCtcatcaaaaccaaaatccagtTGGAAGCCAAAGTAAAGGAGGTGACTGAAAGGGCTGAggatgaagaagaaattaatgcTGAGTTGACAGCCaagaagagaaaactggaggATGAATGCTCAGAGCTGAAGAAAGATATTGATGACCTTGAGCTAACACTGGCCAAGGTTGAGAAGGAAAAGCATGCCACTGAAAACAAG GTGAAAAACCTGACAGAGGAGATGGCAGCCCTGGAcgagaccattgccaagctgacaaaagagaagaaagccctCCAAGAGGCCCATCAGCAGACACTGGATGACCTGCAGGCAGAAGAGGACAAAGTCAATACGCTGACCAAAGCTAAGACCAAGCTGGAGCAGCAAGTGGATGAC CTGGAAGGGTCCTTGGAGCAAGAGAAGAAACTGCGCATGGACCTTGAGAGAGCCAAGAGGAAACTCGAAGGAGACCTGAAGCTGGCCCATGACACCATAATGGACTTGGAAAATGATAAGCAGCAGCTggatgagaaactgaagaa GAAAGACTTTGAAATCAGCCAGATCCAGAGCAAAACTGAGGATGAGCAAGCCCTGGGCATGCAGTTACAGAAGAAGATCAAGGAGCTGCAG GCTCGTATCGAGGAACTGGAGGAGGAAATTGAGGCAGAGCGAACCTCTCGGGCAAAAGCAGAGAAGCATCGGGCTGACCTCTCGAGGGAGCTAGAGGAGATCAGCGAGCGCCTGGAAGAAGCAGGAGGGGCTACAGCAGCTCAGATCGAGATGAACAAGAAGCGTGAGGCAGAATTTCAGAAGATGCGCCGTGACCTTGAAGAGGCCACGCTGCAGCACGAAGCCACAGCTGCCACCCTGCGGAAGAAGCACGCGGACAGCACAGCTGAGCTTGGGGAGCAGATCGACAACCTGCAACGTgtgaagcagaagctggagaaggagaagagtGAGCTGAAGATGGAGATTGACGACTTGGCCAGTAACATGGAGTCTGTCTCCAAAGCCAAG GCAAATCTGGAGAAGATGTGCCGCACACTGGAAGACCAGCTGAGTGAGATTAAGACAAAGGAAGAAGAGCATCAGCGCATGATCAATGACCTCAGTGCTCAAAGAGCTCGTCTGCAGACAGAATCAG GTGAATATTCACGCCAGGTGGAGGAGAAAGATGCTCTGATTTCTCAGCTGTCAAGAGGCAAGCAGGCTTTCACCCAACAGATTGAAGAACTCAAGAGGCACCTAGAGGAAGAGATAAAG GCCAAGAACGCCCTGGCCCACGCCTTGCAGTCAGCTCGCCACGACTGTGACTTGCTGCGGGAACAATAcgaggaggagcaggaagccaAGGGGGAGCTGCAGCGCGCCCTGTCCAAGGCCAACAGCGAGGTGGCCCAGTGGAGAACCAAATACGAGACGGATGCTATCCAGCgcacggaggagctggaggaggccaa GAAGAAGCTGGCACAGCGCCTGCAGGATGCAGAGGAACACGTTGAGGCTGTGAATGCCAAATGTGCCTCCctggaaaagacaaagcagaggctgcagaatGAAGTGGAGGACCTGATGATTGACGTGGAGCGATCTAATGCTGCCTGCGCGGCTCTGGATAAGAAGCAGAAGAACTTTGACAAG ATCCTGGCAGAATGGAAGCAGAAGTATGAGGAAACGCAGGCTGAGCTGGAAGCCTCCCAGAAGGAGTCTCGCTCTCTCAGCACGGAGCTCTTTAAGATGAAGAATGCCTATGAGGAGTCCTTGGACCACCTGGAAACGCTGAAGCGGGAGAACAAGAACTTGCAGC AGGAGATTTCCGACCTCACGGAGCAGATTGCAGAGGGGGGAAAGGTGATTCATGAGCTGGAGAAAGTCAAGAAGCAGATTGAGCAGGAGAAATCTGAAATCCAGGCTGCTCTAGAGGAAGCTGAG GCCTCCCTGGAACATGAAGAGGGCAAGATCCTGCGCCTCCAGCTTGAGCTCAACCAGGTGAAATCTGAGATTGACAGGAAGATCGCAGAGAAAGATGAGGAGATTGACCAGATGAAGAGAAACCACCTCCGAATTGTGGAGTCCATGCAGAGCACCCTGGACGCCGAGATCAGGAGCAGGAACGAAGCCCTGCGGCTGAAGAAGAAGATGGAGGGAGACCTGAACGAAATGGAGATCCAGCTGAGCCATGCCAACCGCGTGGCTGCAGAGGCACAAAAGAACCTGAGAAACACGCAGGCAGTGCTCAAG gATACCCAGATACACTTGGACGATGCTCTCAGGACACAGGAGgacctgaaggagcaggtggCCATGGTGGAGCGCAGAGCAAACCTGCTGCAGGCTGAAATTGAGGAGCTACGGGCAGCCCTGGAGCAGACGGAGCGGTCGAGGAAGGTGGCTGAGCAGGAACTGATGGATGCAACTGAGAGAGTTCAGCTCCTCCACACTCAG AACACCAGCTTGATCAACACCAAGAAGAAGCTGGAAACAGACATCGCCCAAATTCAGGGTGAAATGGAGGATACGATCCAGGAAGCCCGCAATGCTGAAGAGAAGGCCAAGAAGGCCATCACAGAT GCAGCCATGATGGCCGAAGAGctgaagaaggagcaggacaccAGTGCCCACCTGGAGAGGATGAAGAAGAACCTGGACCAGACAGTGAAGGACCTGCAGCACCGTCTGGATGAGGCCGAGCAGTTGGCACTGAAGGGAGGCAAGAAGCAAATCCAGAAGCTGGAGGCCAGA GTGAGGGAGCTGGAAGCGGAGGTTGACGCTGAGCAGAAGCGCAGCGCTGAAGCCGTGAAGGGCGTGCGCAAGTACGAGAGGAGGGTGAAGGAGCTGACCTACCAG TCTGAGGAAGACCGGAAGAATAATCTCAGGCTGCAGGACCTGGTGGACAAGCTGCAGATGAAAGTGAAATCCTACAAGAGGCAAGCTGAGGAGGCT GAGGAACTGTCCAATGTCAACCTCTCCAAATTCCGCAAGATCCAGCACGAGCTGGAGGAAGCCGAGGAGCGGGCTGACATTGCAGAGTCCCAGGTCAACAAGCTCCGTGTGAAAAGCCGGGAGTTTCATGGCAAGAAGATAGAAGAGGAGGAGTGA